TTGAAGATCAGCCCGGCGGCCGGTCACTCGGCCTTCGAGCCGGAGACTGTCGACGCGCTGGTGCGTGCGACCGACAGCTTCGCCTGAGAAGGCGCGCGGTGAGCGGCCGGCATGTCCGGCCGCTGACCAAGCTGCCGCAGTAGATGCGTTGCCGAATGCAACGCGCCAATGCAATGCGATGCAATGCGCTAAGGCAACGACCACTACGTAGGAGCGCGCTTGCGGCGCGAGGGGATTTACCGATAACGCCCCATCGCGCGCAAGCGCGCTCCTACGTCGCTTGCAGCCCGGCAAACCATCGCGGCGTTTAGCTCAACAAACCAGCGCGGTACTTAGCCCGGCAAACCCTCCGCCAGCGGCGGCAACAGCCGCGCCAGCCGCTGTGCCCAGGCGGCCTGGCCGGCGGCGTCGCTGATCAGGTCCTGGCGGATTTCCAGCTCCACATGCGGCAGGCCGCGGCCTTCGCCGTACACCGGAATCGCGTAGTCGGTGGCATCGCTCACCGCATACGGCTGGTTGTCGCCCACCACCAGATCAGGTTCCGCGCGCAAAGCCTGCAGCAGCCGATGCGCCAGGCGCGTGTCGCGGTTGTACAGCACGCCCGCATGCCAGGGCCGTGCGATCCCGGCCATCACCGGGGTGAAGCTGTGCATCGAGACCAGCAGCGTGGGCTGGGTGCGTGCCGCGCGTGCGTCCAGTTCGGCGGCAATGCGCGCGTGGTACGGCGCAAAGATGGCGTCGATACGTTGCTGGCGCGCGCTGGCGGTCAGCCCGGCGTTGCCTGGAATCGGCGTGCTGTCGCTGACCTCCGGCATCAGGCTGGCGGCAGCGTGCGGGCGGTTGCAGTCGATCACCAGCCGCGAATAGGTCTGGCTGATCGAAAACGCGTCCAGCTGCTCGGCCAACCGGCGCGTGACCTCGGCAATGCCGATGTCCCAGCCGATATGCCGGTCGAGTTCGTGCTGCGGCAGGCCGAGGTTGTGCAAGCGCGCCGGCACGCGTTGCCCGGCGTGATCGGCGATCAACAACCACGGCGATGCGCCTTGCGCGTTGCGCACCGTGAACGGCGCGGGGTCATCCGGGCCGAGCAGCGGGGCGGCCACCTCAACCACGCGGCGTGCCATCCAGTGCGTGGTCGACCAGGTACAGGCCGGCCCACAACTTGGGGTCCATCTGGTAGCCCTCGGCCATCTTCTGCACCAGCCACGCGCCCACCTGTGCGCGCGGGATTTCATGCACGGTGATGTCTTCGCTTGCATCGCCGCCGCCTGCGCCGACCTTGCGCAAGCCGGTGGCGCGCACGAAGGCGATCTTCTCGCTGCTGGCGCCGGCCGAGGTGGGGCCGATCATCAGCACTTCGGCATGGTCGGCGGTCCAGCCGGTTTCTTCTTCCAGTTCGCGGATCGCCGATAGCTCGATGGATTCATCGGCATGGATATCGCCCACCAGCCCGGCGGGCATTTCGATGGTGCGCGCCTGCAACGGCACGCGGAATTGTTCGACGAACAGCATTGCATCGTCCGGCGTCACCGCCACGATGATCGCGGCCAGCCCGCCGGCATGTACGCGCTCGGAATATTCCCAGGTGCCGCGAACCACCATGCGCTGGTACTTGCCTTCGTAGACCACGGTGGGCGGAGTGTCGTGTCGATTCATGGAAAGGGACCTTGGGACAGGGAAGCGGGAGGTGGCGGCAACACGGCGCCGCCACTGGCGGCCAGCAGGCGCCGGCGCGTGAGCGGGCCAAAGCGCAGGCTGTCGCACAGGCCGGTCAGCATGTCGGTATCGGCGGGGGCGCGCGTGAAGCCGGACTCGGTGAGTTCCAGCGGCGCATCGAGCGCGATGGTGGTGAGCTGACGCCACAGCAAGGCGTGCTCGCGCTGTTCGCGCAACCGCAGCGCCATTTGCGCAGCGCCGCGCAAGCGCAGGAACGGCAGCTCGTCCAGCCGTTCGAGCAGGGCATCCAGGCTGCCGAAGTGCGCCAGCAGCACCGCTGCGGACTTGGCGCCGATGCCGGTGATGCCGGGGATGTTGTCGATCGCATCGCCGCACAGCGCCAGGTAGTCGGCCATCTGGTGCGCGTGCACGCCATGACGTGCCTTCACCCCGTCCATGCCCCAGCGCACATTGCGCGCGTAGTCCCACTGTTCGTCGTGTTCGAACAACAGCTGCGACAAGTCCTTGTCGGCCGAGACGATGATGCCGCGCAGGCCCCGCGCACGCGCGCTGTGCAGCGCGCTGCCAATCAGGTCGTCGGCTTCGTATTCGCGATGGGCCAGCACGCTCAGCCCCAATGCCGCGCACAGTGCCTTGCAATGCGCGAACTGGCGGCGCAGTGCGTCCGGCGCGGGCTCGCGGTTGCCCTTGTAAGCAGGGTAGATCGCATGCCGGAAACAACTGTCCAGCGCTTCGTCGAACGCGATGGTGATGTGCTGCGGGCGCTCGCGTTCGAGCAGATCCAGCAGGAAGCGGGCAAAGCCATGCACCGCATTGGTGGGCCAGCCCTGCGCGTCCTGGAACTCGTCCGGGATCGAATGCCAGGCGCGGAACACGTACAGGCTGGCATCAACCAGATACAGCGGCACCGGGCGCGGCGTCCGCAGCGCCGCGGCAAGCGGCGCGGTGGCAAGCGGGGGCGCGGGCGTGGTCACGGCGTCCAGTCGCGCAGCAGTGCGCGTGGGTCGGGGCGCTCGCGCTCGGGCACCTGCATGCGCGGTGTGCCGATGTGGATGAAGCCGACCACGCGCTCGTGTTCGCCCAGCCCCAGATACCCGGCCACCGCCGGGTCGTAGGCCATCCAGGCGGTCAGCCATTGCGCACCGAAGCCATGCGCCTGCGCAGCCTGCAGCAGCGCAAAGCAGACGCAGCCTGCGGTCATCAACTGTTCCTGCTCGGGCACCTTGTGCTCCGGCTGCAGCGTGGCGATAACCGTAATTACCAGTGGCGCCTGGCTGAAGCGTTCGCGGTCCTTTTGCACGGCCGCTGGCGGCGTCAACGGATCGCCTGCCAGGGTGCGTTCGGCCAGGAACTCGCCCAGCGCCTGCCGTGCATCGCCGGCAATGCGCAGGAAGCGGAACGGCACCAGCTTGCCGTGGTCGGGCACGCGCACCGCCGAGGTAAGCATGCGTAACAAGGTGGCCTCGTCCGGGCCGGGCTCGCCGAGTTGTTTGGAGGGAACCGAGCGGCGGGCGTCCAGCGCCTGGAGCGAATACGGTGCGTGCATAATTCCGGATCACGGCGGGGGTGCTCGATTATAGACGGGCCCTTCCCAACGCCCGTTGCACCATGGCCGGCCGGGCGCTGTCCGCCTGCCATGGCAGATCCTTCTTCATGCGTGCCCTTCGCGTCGTCCGATGACCCAGTTCCTGCCCACCGATGCGCTTCCCAGCCGCAACCCGCAACTGTTGGATCAGGTGCGCGAGGTGGTGCTCGTGCCGCTGGCCGACGCCTTCCTGGACGTGCAGGACGTGCTGGCCGAGTCGCTGTTCCGGCTGGCGGCCGATGCCGGCCCGGCGCAGAACGATTTCATGGAAGCGATCAAGGCGTTGCGCCAGCAACGTGAGCCGATCACCGCGCGCTTCCGTGGGCATCTGGCGCAGGCCTGGCAAGGCCTGGAATCCGGGCGCCCGCTGTCGGCCGACCGCACCCTGGCGCGCGGCGGCGCGGGCCTGAGCCTGCTGCCCGAACACGACCTGGAGGTGCGCCTGGCGGTGCGCAACCTGGCGGGCGCCCTGCAACACCAGTGGCGCCCGGAGCTGATGCGGCTCAACCGCTACCTGGGCTTCATTGCCGGCGGCCTGCGCATTGACGGCGACAGCAATCCGTTTGGCCCCGAGCACCTGGGCGTGGCGCTGTACGAAGCCTTCCAGGGCGTGAGCCTGGCGCCGAAGGTGCATCTGGCGGTGATCAAACTGTGCGAGCAGCAGTTGATGGACCGCGTCGGCACACGCTACAGCGAACTCGAACAGGCGCTGGCACAGGTGGCGCGCCTGCGCGACCTGCCAAAGGCACGCAGCCGCCGGCGCGGGATTCCGCGCCAGGGCGAGGCAGTGGGCGAAGACAGCGGCGATGCGCCCGACTGGATCGCACGCTTCTTCGCCGACTGGTCCGGCGGCCAGAGTGCGCTGGTCGGAGTGGAGGTCATCGACGTGCATCTGCGCACCGGCCGAGACGTGCTGCCGGCCGGGCTGCATCAGTTGCTGCAGCATGCCCGCCGGCAACGCGAGCCGGGCCAGGCAACTGTCTCCACCGAGCAACGGTTGCTGTCGCCGCGCGAAGTGGTCTCGGCCCTGTCATTGCTGCAGACCATGCCCAAGGCCGGCTTTGAGGCCATCGACGGGCTGCAGCTGGGCCTGGCGCGCGGGCTGCGCCAGCAGGTGATGCGTGCGGCGGCCTCGCTGGGCGTGGACCCGGCCACCGCCCGCCTCAATCCTGACGACGAAGACGCGCTGGATCTGGTGGCGCTGTTGTTCGAAGCGATCCTGGTGCAGAGCCATCTGTCCGACTGGCAGCGCGCCTTGCTGGGCCATCTGCTGGTGCCGATGGCCAAGATGGCCATGCTCGACGGCCGCCTGTTCGTGCGCGATGGTCATCCTGCACGGCGCCTGCTCAACCTGTTGGTGGAGGCCTGCGACGGCAACGGTGGCGAAACCTCGGCCGAGCAGGCGTTGCTGGCGCAGGTGCAGGCCGCAGTGGACGAGGTGGTGCGCGATTTCGACGAGCACCCGGCGGTGTTTCTGTCGCTGGAGGCCGAGTTCGGCGCCAGCTACGAGCAATACCGGCGCCGGGTGGAAATCGCCGAGCGCCGTGCCAACGAACTGCAGCGCGCCGAAGAACGCCGCGAGCGTGCGCGCGGCGTCGCCGCACAGGTCTTGGCCGAGCGGCTGGCGCGTGGCGCGCTGCCGCCGGTGGTGGAGCATTTTTTCAGCCGCGTCTGGCACCCGGCGGTGCAGCGGGCGGCGTTGCGCGACGATGGCGCCGGCCCGCTGCTCGAAGAGGCGCTGGCGCTCGGCGACGCGGTGCTGGCGCAGCTGAGCCAGGCCGGCGGCGGCGAAGCGCTGGAGCCGTACCGCGCGGCACTGCTGCAGGCGTTTGCCCAGGCCGGGCTGGCCCAGCGCGAAGCCGAGCAGGCGCTGCAGGAACTGCAGCACGCGCTGGTGGCCGGGCAGGGCGCGGCCGCGCCGATCCTGGCGACCTTGCGGGTTGGCGCCAGCCCCGCCGATGCGGTGGCCGAACCGCTGACCCCGATGCTGGACGCCTCTGCCGAGGTGGAATTTGACCGCGTCACCGCCGATTACTTCCGCAGGTTGCCGCTGGGAACCTGCCTGGACTTCATCGACCGCGCCGGGCGTGTACAGCCGGGCAAGCTGTCCTGGATCAGCCCGATCTCCGGGCGGCTGATGTTCGTCAACCGCCGTGGCGGGCGCTTGTGCGTGTCCTCGCCCGAAGAACTGGCCATGATGGTCTGGCTGGACCGGCTGCGCTTGCACCGCGAGGACGATGCCTTCTACAGCGCCATGCAAGGGGTGGTGGACCGCCTGGATGGTTCCGGCGCCGCGCATGCTTAACCTTGGCCGCCGCCCGGCCGATTCTGGCAAGCTCCACTGCAATGCAGGGGCTACGATGTACGACTGCCATGCAAACCCTGGGCGGTCACGAGTAAAGTGAGAACTTCGTCACATTTATCGCGCGTACGAACCGCCTACCATGCGAGGGCGGAATTTGGGGCCGCGTCTGTTTTTCCTCGTTCGAGAATTTTCACGCCTGCAAAGGCGGGGAGCCTTTGCGCATGACCTTCCAGCCCAGTCCGTCGGGACACCCGGGCCGTGACCAACGCTTGCTCGATCAGGCGCACGCTGTCTTCGTGCCGCCGATCGCGCAGGTATTTGCAGCTGCAGTGGCACATTTCGATGATGTCCTGTTCGACCGCGCCGAATCCGCGGGCGCGTCACAGTTGCTGTTTCTCGATGGTATGCGCGAACTGCGCCGCAAGCGCGACGAGGTCTCTTCACAATTCCGCCAGCAGCTCGAGGCCGATTGGCAGGCCTTGCTGCAAGGCACGCCGCTGTCGGCGGAGGTGGTGCTGGCCGGCGACATGGGTACCGGTCCGCTGAGCCTGGTGCCCGAGCACGTGCTGGAATCGCGGCTGGCGGTGCGCAATCTGGCCACCGTGCTGCTGCGGGATTTCAAGCAGGTGCTGGCGCGCATCGATCGTCGCCTGGGCTGGATCGCTGGCGGCCTGGAGCTGGTGGCCGATACCAACCCGGTGGGCCCCGAGCATCTGGGCGTAGCCATCCACGAAGCCTTTGCCACCTGCGACCTGGCGCCGGAAGTGCGCCTGGTGCTGATCAAACTGTGCGAGCGCGACCTGGCTGAGCCGATCGGCAAGCTATACGCCCGCCTGGACGAGACCCTGGCCAAGGCCGGGGTGATGCCCGAGATTTCCCAGCCCAAGCGTGCGCCACCGCGCATGCAGCCGCGCAACGATGCGCAGGGCGAACGCAGCGCCGCCGACGGCCAGGGGTTCGATGGCGAGGCCGCTGGCGAAGACCCCAACGAGCAGTACGCGCCGGCCTGGGCCAACCGGTTTCTGGATCGCTGGGCGCATAGCCGCGGGCGCATGCAGGCGGCCGCGCAGCGCGGCAGCGCCGATGGCCATGCGGGTGGAGACGGCGACGCCGATCACCCGGGCGGCAGCCAGGGCATGCTGCTCGACGCCCTGCACGAGCTGCTCCAGCAGACCCGCAACGTGCGCGAAAACGCCGCATCCGCCGCATCCGTAGCGGTGGGGCAGCAACGCCCGCTGAGCCAGCGCGAGATGATGTCGGTGCTGTCGCTGCTGCAGGCCACGCCGAGTGCCACGCTGCAGGCGGCGATCGGCGACGACGACGAATCGCTTGCGCAGCGTCTGAAAAACGAAGTGCTCAACAGCGCTACGCGTCTGGGTGTGGACCCGGCCACCGCAAAGCTGGATCCGATGGACGAGGATGCGATCGATCTGGTCGGCATGCTGTTCGACGTGATGCTGGACGAGCGCGACCTGGAAAACCGCTCGCGCGAGATGATCGGCCGGCTGGTGGTGCCCTTCGTCAAGGTTGCGCTGCTGGACCGCAAGATGTTCGTGCAGAAGACCCATCCGGCGCGGCGCCTGCTCAATTCGCTGGCAGAGGCCTGCGAAGGCAACAACGGCGACAGCGCTGCCGAGCGCGTGCTGATGGGCAAGGTCGAAGAAATCGTCGACCGTCTGGTGGCCGAATTCAACGAGAATCTAGCGATCTTTCTCACCCTGGAAGAAGAATTCCGCGACTTCCTGTCGCAGCACCGGCGCCGGGTGGAAATTGCCGAACGCCGCGCTACCGAAACCCAGCGTGGCCAGGAAAAGCTGGAACTGGCGCGCACCCGCGCGCTGTCGGAACTGGAGCAGCGCGTGCAGGCCGGCGCGCCATTGCCCAAGGCCGTGGAAGATTTCCTGCGCCAGCCGTGGCTGCATCACCTGACCATGGCGATCCTGCGCGACGGCGACGAAGGCCCAGGAACCGTCGAGGCGCTGGCAATGGCCGACGGCGTGCTGGAGGAACTGGCCGAGGCGCGCCGCCACATCACCGGCAAGCCGTGGCTGCAGGCCTGGCAACCGGCGCTGCACCGCGTGTTTGCCAGCGTGGGATTGCATGGCGATGCCGTGGTGGTGGCGATCACCGCGCTGCACGACACCTTGCAGGCGATTGCCGAGGCGCGGCCAGAGCTGGAAAAGGCCTTGCCGGAGTTGCCGCAGGTGAACCTGCCACCGCCGGCGGCCGAGAGCGTCAGCGTGGTGCTGGGCGCCGAGGCCGTGGCACAGAGCATCGACAGCGCCGATGCGGAGCGGTTCCGCGCAATGGACATCGGCACCTGGCTGGATTTCGTCGACAAGGACGGCAAGGTGCAGGCGGGCAAGCTGTCGTGGGTGAGCCCGATCTCCTCGCGGCTGCTGTTCGTCAACCGGCGTGGCGTGCGCTTCTGCGTCGCTTCTCCGGAAGAACTGGCAGTGATGGTGCGGCTGGGGCGGCTGCGCGAACACATCAACGACGGCGCGTTCGACAGCGCGATGCAGGGCGTGATTGACCGCCTGGATCCGCTCAACAACGGCACCGTGCACTAAGCGCCGCTGTCAAAACGGCTGCGCAGCCGCCAGGCGGGCGCGGCCGATGCTCGGAATCCTCAGGTACTGGCGGACACTCCGGTTCCTCCGCGCCGTTCGCACCCATTGGCGACTGCTTGCTCCGTTGTGTTACCCGCTCTAAGCGCCGCTCTCAGAACGGCTGCGTCGCCTCCAAGTGCGTGCCGCCCGTACTCGGCATCCTCATGTGCCCGCGGACACTCCGGTTCCTCCGCGTCGTCCGCACCAACCTGACGATTAACCGTTCCGCTGTGTTCGCGGCTCTACGCACACCCGCACGGTCGCCATGACCTTGCGGCATGCGCGGCGACCCGTTGCCAGCCTCAGCGAGGCGCCGGGCCGACAAAGTGCAGTGCCTGATCGATCACCGAGGCGTGATCGACCATGCGGTTGTGGCCCAGTCCCTCGGTACTGACCAGCTGCGCGCGCGGCCACAGTGCGGCGAAGCGTGCGCCTTCTTCCCACGGCGTTTCGCGGTCGCGGCGGTCGTGGATGATCAGCGCGGGCCGATCGAAGTGCGGCAGACGTTCGCTGGCATCGAAGTCGGCGAAACGCTTGCCGGTGAGCTCGGACAGCCACTGTTCGAATGGTGCGAACGTGCGTGCGGCGATGCCGGCGGCGGCAAACTGGCGTTCCGCGCTTTTGGCCGGGGTGAGCAGTGGCGCGATCAGCACATAGCGCGCCGGTCGCCAGCTGGCTTCATCGGCGAACACCACCGACGAGGCGCCCATCGAATGGCCGATGAAGGCCGCCGGCCGACCGAAATGGCGGCCGATGTGGCGCAGCACCTCGACAAAGTGCGGGAAATTGCTGCGACGGCCGCTGCTGGCGCCGTGGCCGGCCTGATCGAAGGCCACCACGGCATACCCCAGCGCCTGCAGGCGCGGCACCCAGGCGGCAAAGCGCAGCCCGAAACTCGACCAGCCATGCGAGAGCAGCACATACGGATGCTCGGCCGGGTCGCCCCAGCAATAGACAGTCACATCCGTGTCGGCGATGCGCAGGGTGTGGCGGGCCGTGTCCGGCAGGCTGGCGAGCGCCGCAGCGGCCTGACGGCGCGTTGCGGGCAACGGCGTCACGAAACGCTTGGCCAGATAGCGGCCGGTGGGGCCGGGTGCGAGCCGGCTGGCGGTGGCCAGGGCGGTGCGGAGCAGGCGAAGGCGCAGGGGAGGGCGGGACGGGCGCATGTAAGAAATCCGGAAGGGAGGCATCCAGCCAGGCGGTGCCGATGAGTCGGTATGGCCGAGTCTGCCTGCTCCATCTTGTCACCGTCAAGATTGAGTGGTTCACTGCCCTGGTCTCATGATGAGAGCCACGAGAGAAACGCATGCCACATGCGCGCGCCAGACGAGAATTGCCCCATGAGGACCGCACCGTGAGTGCTACCGCCACGCCGTCAGATGCGCCCGGCACGTATCACCACGGCGATTTACCCGCTGCATTGCGTCGGGCCGCGTGGGAGATCGTGGCCGAGTCGGGCGCCCGCGCGCTGACCTTGCGCGCTTGCGCCCGCCGGGCCGGCGTGTCGCATGCCGCGCCGGCGCACCACTTCGGCTCGCTCAATGGCCTGGTGGCGGAAATGGTGGCCGACGGCTACGAGCGCATGGTCGCGCGCATCGCGGCCACCCAGCAGGACGTGAGCGACCCGGTGATGGGCTGCGGGCTGGGCTACATCCGCTTTGCGATCGAATTTCCACAGCATTTCCGGTTGATGCTCAGTCTGGATCTGCGCGCACATCCGTTGCCGCGCCTGGCCCAGGCCAGCGAGGCGGCGCGCGCTTGCCTGCGCAATGCCTTGTCGACCGCCTGGAGTGCGCAGCACGGCAGCCCCCCGCCGGCCGAGCTGCTGCAGCAGCGCACCTTGCTGGCCTGGAGCGCGGCGCATGGGTATGCCGCGTTGGCGATCGACCACCCTGCGCAGTCGGTGCCGCTATTCCCGCCAGAGCTGATCTTCGCGCCGCTGATCCCGGCGCTGCTGGCGCCCTGATTGCAGGCTGGCTGTTCTTCATGGCGGCGAGCCTGGCGTAATGACGTACGCAGCAATCGGGGTCGCCTTGGAGCTGTGCTGGTAGTTGGCGGCAATCGTCAATTAGCGGCTGGGAGCGCAGGCGGTGATCAGCGGACAGCAGGCAAAAAGTAGCAGGCAGCTGGTAGCAATCAGACACAGCGATCAGCAAACATCAAGCAGCAAAAATAGGCAGTCGCAGTGAGTCACCACCAGCAGCTAGCGAGAGTGGTGTGTCGCGAGCCAGTACCGGAGTGGGAGACTGCGTGCGCCGGATGCAATGTTTGACGCAGGGATCGCGCTCGTTGCGTCGTTTGACGACAGCCGACGTCGCAGCGATCGCCAGGCGACCAACGCGGGGATCAACTTGATTTAGAGCGGCCAACAAAACGTATCGAGCAGCCGTCAGGTGGGTGCGGACGGCGCGGAGGAACCGGAGTGTATGCGGGTACATGCCGATTCCGAGCACCGGCCGCGCCCGTCTGGCGGCTGCGCAGTCGTTTTGATAGCTGCTCTTAATGCAATAGGCCGCCGGCACACGCTAAGTGCGATACCGCATTGCAGGTGGCGACTACTCGCTCGCCAGGATGCCGATCGGGTTGGCCGAGTGCTCGTGCAGGCATTGCGCGAAGCGTGTTCTGCGTATGTTTAGTGCAGCACGCGTTGCCAACGTACGCGGAAGGAGGGGATGCACATGCATCGGCAACGACGATTCTCTCGATGCGCGTCTTTGGATCGAGCATCCTCAGCGCGTGTTTTAGGTGCGGTTGCTCTGCCTGGCGAGGCGATGACGCTGCAGCAGGGAGGGCCGGACGTCTTCGCGATGGACGGTGCAGGTGCAGCGTCTCCGGGTTCCGATACCGCCAGCCCAGCGAACGCTTACGCGCACGCGCCAACGCGGCGCATGCGCTCAATCATCGACCGGCGGATGCGCGCGGAGCCAGGCGCTGCGCTCGGCCGGGCTCATTTTCTGCCAGCGCTGCTGCAGTTCGTTGCGCTGTTGCGGGCTGAGTGTGCGCATGCGCTCGAACAGGGCTTTGGCCTCGCGGCGCTGCTCGGGGCTCATGTTGCGGAAGCGGTCCATCCCGGCCTTGGCCTGCTTGCGTTGTTCCGGGGTCATGTCCAGCCAGCGGCGTGCGTGCCGGAACATGCGTGGGCGCTCGTCCGGCGCGTCGTTCCAGCGCTCGCGCAGGGCATCGATCAAGACCTGGCGTTGCTGCGCGCTCAACGTGTCCCATTCGGGCATCGGCGTCTCGGCGCCGCGCGGGCCGGGCCCATCGTGCGGTGGCGGTCCCGGCGGCGGGCCGGGTGGGCGGTCCTGTGCCCACAGCGCCGCGCAAGGCGAGGCGCACAGCAACAGAGTCAACAGCAGGCGCGTGGTGCGGGTCATCGTGCTCATTCCATGGCCAGGGCGGTATCGGAGCCGAGCCAGACGAACATGTCCGGGTTCTGGGTCAGCAGGTCATCGGTGTCGGTGCTCGTGGCGGCCGGTGTAGTGGTCGCCACCTGCGTGGTCGTGGTTGCCGGTGCTTGCTCGGTGGGACGCAACTGCACACCGATGCCTACCGCCAGCAGCGCCGAGCACGCGGTGGCCAGCAGCCAATGCAGGCGCCGCGAACGCTGGGCGGTGGCCGCATGGCGTGCCTGGCGCAGCTGGGCCAGTGTCTCCGGCGGCAAGGTGGTGAGTGCGGTGGCATGCAGCCGGCGCATCTGCGCATCGAACTGGGCCGGGTCGTGGGAGCGGTTCACAGGAAATCCTCGAACTGTTTTTGCAATGCGTCGCGCGCACGCGACAAATGGGTTTTGACCGAGCCTTCCGAGCAGCCCATCGCTTTGGCGGTGGTGGCCACGTCCAGGTCTTCGAGCACGCGCAGCGTGAAGGCTTCGCGCTGGCGTGCCGGCAATGTGCGCAGCGCTTCGACCAGGCGTTGATAGGCCTCTTGCTGCTGCTGTTCGCCGGCCGGGCCAATGCCCGGATCGAGCCAATCGATGCTGCCCTCGTCGTCGGCACGCTCGTTCGGGGCCCAGAACTTCAGCCGGAAGCTGCGCCGCCGCTGCAGGTCGATGATGCGGCTGCGCAGGATGCTCCAGAACAACGGGGTCCATTCTTCCGCAGGACGATCGCGATAACCGAGCAGCCGCACCATGGCGTCCTGCACCGCGTCCAGCGCGTCCTCGCGATGGCGCAGGCCGGTCTCGGCAAAGCGGAACGCGCGCGGCCCGATCCCGGACAGGAACGCGTCCAGCGAGACAGGCGCCGCCGTTGCCGGTGCAGCAGGTTGCGGATCGAAAGGGGTTCCCACCAGCACAGCGTAGCTTCCGCGAAGACGATATGCCGTCAACGCACGTGCGTGCATCGGGTTGACACGCGATGACACGGACAAGGCAGGGCACGGGAGGTCGGCAAGAATCGCGGCGGGCGGGGTGCCTGCCGCCAAGCGCCCG
The nucleotide sequence above comes from Xanthomonas campestris pv. campestris str. ATCC 33913. Encoded proteins:
- a CDS encoding DUF3106 domain-containing protein; this encodes MTRTTRLLLTLLLCASPCAALWAQDRPPGPPPGPPPHDGPGPRGAETPMPEWDTLSAQQRQVLIDALRERWNDAPDERPRMFRHARRWLDMTPEQRKQAKAGMDRFRNMSPEQRREAKALFERMRTLSPQQRNELQQRWQKMSPAERSAWLRAHPPVDD
- a CDS encoding RNA polymerase sigma factor, with amino-acid sequence MLVGTPFDPQPAAPATAAPVSLDAFLSGIGPRAFRFAETGLRHREDALDAVQDAMVRLLGYRDRPAEEWTPLFWSILRSRIIDLQRRRSFRLKFWAPNERADDEGSIDWLDPGIGPAGEQQQQEAYQRLVEALRTLPARQREAFTLRVLEDLDVATTAKAMGCSEGSVKTHLSRARDALQKQFEDFL